TTAAATGGCCTCCCTGGTTTGCGGCGATATGCGTGGGGATTCCCAAAAATTAAAGAAGATATTCAGCCGTCGAGGCTGGTATTCTGGGCTTTTACTGTTTTTTCTGCTCTGCGTGATTGTGATTTCTCCCCTCATGAGTCTCTCAACTCTCGGAGTGTATGGTAGGGTCGATGCTTCAATAAGCGCGCCTCTCATATGGTGTTTCTCTCATTTTCTTATCACCAGTGTGGTCTACGAGCAGGGAAATTCTCTCAAATGACGTCTTCTACTCATGCCGCAGCACAACTAGAACTAACAGGAAGCATGACATTTGAGTCGACCGTGATCGTTCTTACTTGGGCACCTGGGGGTATGCTCTCAAGTTACGTATCTCAACTGCGGGAAGATCACCATATTCACACATGCTACTTCAAGCCAGAACCCATAAACAAATATGTACACGCTTCAAACAAAAGACTATCTACACCTGCTTAACAACCCCTCTCCTTTAACTCATTCTTCCCCCACTAATGAACCATACTCTTCCCAATCtcactcctccacccctttGCCCTCTCGAACCCGTTGGTGTGGCTCTGGTAGTCGACAAACGCCTGGTAGACCTCCTCCTGGCTGTTGAGCACAAAAGGACCATACTGCACAACAGGCTGATCCATCATCTGCCCGGCAACCAGGACGAACCTCCCCGGTTTTGTTTCGGTCTCCTCCACCCGtgcaacaaccccatcctcctcttttccgTTGCCAAAAACGACGTTGTGCCACTGTGAgactttcttctcttcttgctgccCGTCACTGAAAGTGACGTCTGCCCCCTCGAGAATATAAGCGAACCCTTGCCACCCCTGGGGAACCTCCTGCTCGATCTTCCCCCCCGGTTGGACCTCCACGTCATAGAACACCACGGGTGTGTACGCTAGATCTTTGAGGGACTCGACACCGTACGACTTGCCGGAAATAACCTTGATCTTGACTTTGCCGTCTTCGGTGATGACGGTGGGTATCTCCTCCGCTTTGAGATCCCGATACCGTGGCTCACAGTATTTTAGTTCCTTGGGGAGGTCAACCCAGAGCTGCAGGCCGATGTTGGGGGAACCGTCGGGGTTTTGGCGGGGCATCTCGGCGTGCATGATGCCTTTGCCGGCGGTCATGAACTGGAGGTCGCCCGGGTTGAGGGTGCCGCGGTTGCCGGCGAAGTCTTCGTGGTCCATGCcgccggtgaggaggtagGTTATTGTTTCTTGGCCGCGGTGGGGATGGTCTGGGAAGCCGGCGCCGGGGGAGACGGAGAAGTGGTCGAGCatgaggaaggggttgagggagcggagggagggggtgccgATGGAGCGGCGGACTGTGGCGCCTGCGCCTTCGGACTGCTGCTTTGCGAGGAGGGTTTTGAGGAtgcggcgggggagggtgatgcgGGACATTGTTGCTAGCTGGGCTGGTgtgatgacggtggtggtggtggtgggtggtggtgaggatatGTCTGATGAGGGTGTGGCAGAGGTGAGGTTCAAGTAGTTCTTGATGTTGTCTCTGAGGATGTCCAACGAGGCAGGGATGTCAATGTTTTTGATGTGCTCAAGCTCAaaggctgggttggtggtatAAAAGTAAGCAAAAAGCACACTGACGAGCACAACCGTGAGTGAAGATATCCAAGAAAAAGTCTTCATCTGAAATTATCTCAAGGTAACAGCTTCTTATAGATCTGTGAGCGGATGGTGAAATCACTGGGATtacaagaaaaaagacaaagtGGACTAATGATTTATAACTGATGAACAACCCGCTATCTCAAGAACTCTCTTGAATCTTCCCATCCCGCTTTCTCTCATCATCGTTGCTGTCAGATCGATGAAGCTGCCGGAAAAGAGCTGGTGGCGGGGTCAGTTTGGCCCAAAGAGGCTTAGCGCACCGCTGACAGCACGTTAGTAATCGGTTGAAAAGCGACAGAGGGCGAAAAGAGTGGGGACGAGCTCACGATGAGCTAAGCTCTGAATAAGACATAAAACTCATGAGTCTATCACCGCCCGAGATAATTAGAACTTTGCTGAGGAAGAATACATTATTGTTTGTAGTGGATGGTCCGGCCAGCCGTATTCTTAGTCGACCAATATGTAAGCAGACTGACATTGGGGACTTCACCAACAAACGAGTGTCCCTAGGCTGCGCTTATGTCCTTCCCAGTGAGCATTCGTCACAATAGAGGCAAGCTCATTTGTTTTAAATTTACTTAATCGTTGTTGCCTCTCTAAACTTTCCAAGTCGGTGGCCATATATATACTATTATTacacaaaagaaacatgCTCTTCTTTTAATCAGGGCCtacccccaaaccccaaaaacgCATACCCAAGCAAGGcaaaaaaaataacaaaCGCTCCTACCCCAATTTTACCCTCCATATCTGTCCCATCCCGTCGACACGTTTGTTTTTCCTTGTCCTTCGGTcctgttcttgttgttgttgtcccttGTGTTCATATATGTGCCCTCgactcctcatcaacacccttCCTTCGGTGATGCCTTATTTCAGAATCGTATCCGTGCTCCCGGCTTCCAGACCACCCTTCTGCACGCTGTGTAATTGGTAATCCCCCTTCAAACCGTTTGCCTCGTCAAAAGTCTTGTTTCCACCCTTTGACCCCGTAGCAGTGGTGCCACCCCATGAGCTGCCGTATGGCGTCGACTTCTTTTGCGAGCTGTTCCAGCCCATTCTGGGCAGGTAGGCCGTGACGAGCTTCTTGAGTCTCATGGCGCAGCCGCAGACGATGCCGATGTTGACCTCCACGATGGACCAGATGCCGAGAATGCCTTCTTCCCAGGAGAGATCATCTGATGACCCGAGGGAGATGGAATAGGGCAGGCGCGCAATGGAGCAGATGACGACACTGTGGGGGACAACGATCAGTTTGATGCGGAGGTAATGAGGCAGTGAGAGGAGCAAAAACATACGCAGAGCCCAGAGCCAAAATACCTCCTACAGATAACTTCTGCTTGAAGCTCAGCTGCAAGCTGATAatggtgggaatgggaagCAAGATGACGGCAATGTCAGACGCAATGTTCAACACTGACTGCGAAATGGCAACGTTCATCAAGCACTTGATCGTCTCGTCACCCTTGAGCGGCGTGCAGGGCCCTCCGGTCAGGTAAGTCAGCACTAAAGTGTAGGCAAAAATGCATACTCCAATAACCACAACGCAGATACGGTATGTGACCGAAGGATTGATCTTGAACAAGACAGTCAACATGGCCATCTTGGTCACAGCCGGTGTGATGAGATAGATAAGCGTGTTGGGGagcagcttgttgttgaactCGAGTAGGTTCATCCAGTTGGACGCAAAGATCTCCGTCATGTGTCGCGCCCACCCATAGTCCATCAGGTTAACCATGGTGATGAAGTAGGCTAGTGCAAGGCCATAACATAGTGTCAAGATGACTGtgcagaaaaaaaaccaggTCAGTGATGAACGCAAGACGACAACCAGAGCAACCTACTCAAATCGATCTCGACATTCTTTACTATCTTGATGGCCTGGAAATATCGGCAAGCCAGGAAGAATGTCGCCATGAAGTATGTTATCCCAAAGGCGACCATTGTGCCGATTTGAAGGTCATTGTACGGGGCGCCCAACTGCCCAATATCCTGGGTCGGTTCTGGGAGGAGACTGGGATCCATCTTTTCTGTGTCGTCTGCCTTTCCTTTCTGTCACTATCTTGATATCAAATCGTGTCGTCAAGACTCTGTGCCGTCAGAATTCGATGGTGGTTTGGCCGTATAATAACCGTCATAAACATAGTCCACAAGGATCAACTCCAGATTCCAGTCCCAAGATGGGCATGAGCCCAGTTTTGTTGCAAATCTAGCTCGGACAAGGCCATCTTCACCTGGGTGGCACGAGGGCGACAAGGACCCTTGCTGAGAAGAGTTTTAGAAAAAGCAAATTCGGTTGTGCCTTCCGTCGCTTCTCGATTCCTCGGTAGTGTAGCTCCAGGATCATGGTCTTGAAGTGCTATTGCTGGTTGAACACAAGGTGATTTGGCATGCAGGAAGTGGATTGATAGTTCCGCACTACTGGAAAGAAGCAGAGGTTTGAAACGAATCGCAATTGGCGATTTCCCTGAGTTTCCCTCATATCCCACTCCCAATCCCACGGTTTGGCACCGAACGTCTGAGAGTGGGACCCGAGTACGGGACCCATAATCCGTGCGACGGGCGACGGCGCCGTCACGTTAGTTTCGGCTCGGCAGGCATGCGGTAGGGACCGGGCCAGGCGGCCGGGTTCCCCGTGTTGCCATTTTGCTGGCAGTGGTTGACAGGAAACGATGAATTGCCAGAGATCATCAGCCGGGGGAAAGGGGCAACCGTCCCAGGAATCCACGAAAGCAACGAAAACACCCCTTTTCCCACGCCGTAGCGTGATGTTGGCTGCAGCAAATTCGTAGCGGCTACCGAAAACGGTTAACGGCATCGGCAGAAGCAAAATCACATCTGCAGAGCCCTTGTCTGGGGGACGAGATGCCAGgcacccccaaactccaaagGGGCTATCATTCCCAGAAGCGAGGCCACACGATGGACCGCAGGGCAATGATTCGTGGACCGAGGGCCCCGAGAGGCCGAAATTGTGGTTTCGTCGTGGCCAAAGACGATGATTTACTCGCACGATTCCCCCGTGTCGTTGCGTTGCAAGAGAAGCTGAtaaaaagaaacaaagacGTTGACGAGATTGAAGGCTGCGACTCTGTGTTTTCTTTCTGAGGCGATATCCTCTGCCTATTCCCCCTATTTCTCTGACGATTTCGATTCTGGCCCGCTCTCAGCAACGGCAGTCGCTCATTTCTTTCGATCCGCTGACAAAGATGAACAAACTATTCGGTAGTGGGAAGCCACCCGTCCCAACGGTCGATACCGACCGGGTGGTGCCGCTCCATTTCTTCGAGAGCGGCCCGCTGGTGCAGGGCAACAACATGGCCGTATCTCTTGTGTTCGACGATGTGTTGGAGCCAGAAAAGTTGAAGCAAGCCCTCGAGGGTCttgtgaagaaggaaggcTGGCAGAGACTTGGAGGACGTCTCCGGAAGAACCCAACAACCGGAGCGATCGAGTGGCATATCCCTACTGTCTTCTCAGCTGACcgtcccatcatcaactacGCCCATGTCGATCACGGAGTCCCCGCCGCCCAGCACCCAGCTGCCTCGCGAATCCCGCAACCGTCCACTAGGCCGGCGGTTGTCGCGGACCCTGACGACCTCGCTGATTTGGCTTTCGAGCCTGGTCACAGGCCCGGCGGCATCAGCGATTATCTCACTTCTGACATGCCCGTCCTAGGTCTGCGTGTCAACTCTTTCACCGACAAAACCATTGCCGTTCTCCAATGGCAGCATGTTGCCTTCGATGCGTTGGGTATGCAATATGTCGTCGAGGGCTGGAGCAACATGCTCTGGGGCAAGGAGCACGAGATTCCCACGCCCTGCGGTTTGGACAGCGACCCGTTCGAGGCTTTGGCTAAAGGAACCCGAAAGCCAACAGAGTCCCATCTGTTGATGGACAAGAAGGTTGGAATTGGCGGTATGCTCAAATGGGGTCTCGGATATGGCTTCGATATGTTGGCACGGGCCAAGGAAAACCGCATGGTGTGCATTCCGCAATCGTATTGGAAGACGCAGATGGAGAAAGCAATCGAGGAGCTCCGGGCTGAAGCAACCAAAAAGGGCGAGGACCCATCTAAGGTCTTCCTGACTGAAGGCGACATCCTCACTGCCTGGACGATGAAGTCAGTCGTCGGGCCCCAGGACATGGACCCCAACAGGACAGTGGCTGGATCCATTGCCATGTCGCTCCGTAAGGCATTCGAAGGTGACCTGATCCCTGAGGCATCAAAGAGTCCCTATGTCGGCAATGCTTTCGGTTGGGGCAACGTTCTCGTCACTGCTGGTGACGTCAACACCAAGCCCCTCAGTTGGCTCGCGAGACAAGTGCGGCGGGCCATCAACGAACAAGGCACCCGGGCTCAGCACGAGGCCTACTACGCCATGGTGCGTGAAGGGCCTGGTCTCCCAATTGTCATCTTTGGCGACGGCGGCATGGCCCAGATTGGCTTCTCCAACTGGTCCAAGGCGGGCTTGTTCAACCTCGACTTTGCTCCTGCTCGCAAGGTGCAGAAGCCAGGTGTACCATGCCGGCCTTCATACGTCCAGGAGAACCACGGTCCCATCAAGCCTGTCGATGGTTTCTTTGTGTTTgggaaggatgagaagggtaACTACTGGACGTCAGCGTACAAGGTTAAGGGCCAGTGGGACAAGCTGGATGAGTACCTTGTCAAGGAGCATGAGAAGGGCGCCTGAGCGCAGGAGAGGACGGctgcatgatgatggaatgGAATGGAATGGAGGGAGGCTCTTTGTCGTTCTGTTTGGAAGCAAAGATAATAATACCCTGGTGTTTTTTGTTGGTGTACGGAGCAAGCTTATTAGTAAAGTCGTGACTGCCTCATGTGTAAAACTCCACCCATGTGTGGGTGCAAAGCGCATCGTGATAATTACACACAGACAGCTACAATGCGCCAAGGCCGACTGATCTCACAACACGACTCGTTACCATCACTTGGTCGTGATTTGATATGGATCTGTAAAGTCCACATGTCGGCGCTAGGTGATGTGCTTAATGTCTCTCAAAGTAGTCTACTGTGTTTTGGCAGCAGAGTAAGCTGTGAATTTGACCACGGTGCCTCCCATCTCAAAAGTAATCAAACGTAAAGGTTGTATCGATTTAGCCATAAGACCGTAACCTCATTCAACGGGGCTGGAAACGTTACTGCCTTTGACTTTCACCTGGCACCCCTGGCGTACAGTCCTCGCGTTGATATCAACACTCAATACATCGGCTGGAGGGCATTCCCAACTAGTACTTTATACTCTAACAAACCATAAACTTCATCCAAAATACCTCAAGCGTCCTCCTGGATACCCAAACCTACTTTCCGACGCCTTCCTATCCATATCAGACAACCACATTAtaacccccaacctcaccaacctaAGACGCATTCCCAACCATCTCCAAAAACCCAGCTCATTAAGCTAGATTCTGAATTCGAACCCACCGACTCACAAAAATGTATCCCAATCCCCAGAGAATTTTCAACCCAAGAACGCCAGACACAGTAGGCAATCCTGACCGTCGCAACAGCCAATTGCACCGCCGGGATGAAAACCTGCCAGTCATCAGGATGTCAGTCGGCACAAAAGGGGGGGTATATATACCCTTCGTACCATTACTAGAAAAGCCATCAAGCGAGGAGCAAGTCCTGACTGTTGGTCAGCACGGCTAAATGCTGACTGCATCGTACACAGCGGAATTTGCCTCAAGCAACTATGTCTTACTGTCGTCGGTTTTCAGCAACTGTCGAGGCACCGCAATGGGTTGTCCACCTCGTTGAAATGTTGGTCATAAGTAGTTACTACCCCTTCGTTAAAGATAGTAATAGCCATCATGAACATATCATCACCGCACAACCTCAGCCACCGACTCCTATCAATGCAGAGCCTTTATTCGTCATCTGCTTCCATCCTGAAAGTACCTTGGTTCACCAACTAGACACCCATCATACTCTCTCGCGAAATAACACCTACGGACAACTTCGCACTTTACACACTCAACATCACCTACGACCTTTTGCTAGGTGTAGAAACTCCATTCCAGAGCATGGTGTGAGAGGCCGTAATCCAATAATTTACAGCAAACCTCGCCGTTTTCTTGCCACCCTCTTCAAAATCTAGATGTAGCCTGTCTTTTGGTTATATCATCATGTccatcaaacaccaaccaaTAATCAAGAATATTCTCTTTTCGACCTGCAGTCTCAAGCATAGAGTCCCCTGTCGGATTCCATTGTGTTGCTGTCAAGTAGTTTGTAGGGCACCTAACAAGTGGAAGACGAGAATGCCCTTTATGGATTCCATGCCAGCACTCTCTTGAACAACAAAGCACACAATCAATGCAGCCAGCCACTGTCACATATGTGCCTGTTAATGTCTTTCTAAATGTCATCTTCTCACCCAACATCACAGCAATTCCACATCCCGAtcaatcctcatcactcccgTAATcaaccaaacaccccccACCCGGCAACTTCaccgtcttcctctccttctccttctcctcctcccacctctcctgatccatcgccatcgccctcGCCACATCATCCATattcaccatcccccccgtCCCCAAATCTACCTTCAAAACCCCATTCTCATCCTTATCAATCTTGATCCCTTGCCCCctatcctccatctccacaccctcatcctcatcaatctgcccctcctcgtccgagctactttcttcctcctcaacacccctcGTATCCTGCCCCTTCTCAAACTTAACCCTCttcccacctctcccgccgcctcgaccacctctccacctaGGACCCTTCTCAAGcgttcttttcttttcgttcACAGACttgggtgctggtggtggcggtgggggacGGGGCGTCCAGTCCCCTATTTTGTGTAACGGTGGGAGGGGGCAGCCGGGTTGAATGGCGACAATGGTAGGGAATTCAACTACTGTTCTTCCGGACAGCGCATCTTTCAAATTGCTGTCCGGGGAGAGCGGGATCAAAGTCCTGCTGTTGGGCGCCTCTTTCGTGGCTTTCTTTAGGTAAAAGCTGTATTTATGGTATTGTTCTTCTGGTGTCGACTCAACAGATGGTGCCGACGAGAACGAAAACCAGGTTGAGTCCAGCGGGTTCTGGAAGCAGTATGGTGCTGATGACCACGCTGGTGTAGACTGGCCTTGAATCGTAACGGGGATGTATTCCGCCTTCGGCTTCTTCAACGGGTTCCTCTCATCATATTCCGGATCTGCCTCGCGCACAAGACGATCCAGCTGCCCGTTATGCCAAATAACGGTATTGGTCAACGCCGAATAAAGCGGTATATTCTCCAGCGCCTTATACAGCACCTTCAATGGCTTCTGCTGCGACGAAGAATCATAAATCAACCACTCGACCTGGAAGTTTATCGCATTGGTCCTCTTATTCCACGACGTTTTATTCTCCCGCTGCCGGCTCATCCCCTTGGGCATGTACACCACCTCAATGTCGAGGTTTCTCAGCCGACGGCGCAGTTGGGCCACGATGGCATTGTGCTGGGTATTGTTCTCTACAGGCTCAAAGCTTAACCTGTCACCGTCCCATACTTTGCGAAAAAGCTTTTGTTCTTctgctggggttggtgggtgtaGTTCTTTGGCGTCCATCAGCCGGCGGACCTCGACGATGTCTTGCTCGGCACGCAAACGTTCGCGCTCGATGGATGAGAGGAAGTTGAAGTCGTGATCAATACCCCTAGGTGTGCGCAGTTCGTGGATTGGCATGTATTCTCGTGGATTGCGGATGCCATCGCAGCTGGCGCGAGTCTTGTGTTTCTTGCTGCAGGCGAGAGAGCAGGTCTGGGCTTTGCATCGCGGGCAGGTATATTTCGGAGGTTCTGCGTGGCAGATGGTGCACAGGTCGCTGAGCAATGAGGAGTCGGCCATTGCAAGGGCCTATAGCATGTGGTACGCGATATGGTGTATAC
The window above is part of the Podospora bellae-mahoneyi strain CBS 112042 chromosome 3, whole genome shotgun sequence genome. Proteins encoded here:
- a CDS encoding hypothetical protein (EggNog:ENOG503P2NQ); the encoded protein is MDPSLLPEPTQDIGQLGAPYNDLQIGTMVAFGITYFMATFFLACRYFQAIKIVKNVEIDLIILTLCYGLALAYFITMVNLMDYGWARHMTEIFASNWMNLLEFNNKLLPNTLIYLITPAVTKMAMLTVLFKINPSVTYRICVVVIGVCIFAYTLVLTYLTGGPCTPLKGDETIKCLMNVAISQSVLNIASDIAVILLPIPTIISLQLSFKQKLSVGGILALGSAVVICSIARLPYSISLGSSDDLSWEEGILGIWSIVEVNIGIVCGCAMRLKKLVTAYLPRMGWNSSQKKSTPYGSSWGGTTATGSKGGNKTFDEANGLKGDYQLHSVQKGGLEAGSTDTILK
- a CDS encoding hypothetical protein (EggNog:ENOG503PA9G; COG:S) — encoded protein: MNKLFGSGKPPVPTVDTDRVVPLHFFESGPLVQGNNMAVSLVFDDVLEPEKLKQALEGLVKKEGWQRLGGRLRKNPTTGAIEWHIPTVFSADRPIINYAHVDHGVPAAQHPAASRIPQPSTRPAVVADPDDLADLAFEPGHRPGGISDYLTSDMPVLGLRVNSFTDKTIAVLQWQHVAFDALGMQYVVEGWSNMLWGKEHEIPTPCGLDSDPFEALAKGTRKPTESHLLMDKKVGIGGMLKWGLGYGFDMLARAKENRMVCIPQSYWKTQMEKAIEELRAEATKKGEDPSKVFLTEGDILTAWTMKSVVGPQDMDPNRTVAGSIAMSLRKAFEGDLIPEASKSPYVGNAFGWGNVLVTAGDVNTKPLSWLARQVRRAINEQGTRAQHEAYYAMVREGPGLPIVIFGDGGMAQIGFSNWSKAGLFNLDFAPARKVQKPGVPCRPSYVQENHGPIKPVDGFFVFGKDEKGNYWTSAYKVKGQWDKLDEYLVKEHEKGA
- a CDS encoding hypothetical protein (EggNog:ENOG503Q3BU; COG:S), whose translation is MADSSLLSDLCTICHAEPPKYTCPRCKAQTCSLACSKKHKTRASCDGIRNPREYMPIHELRTPRGIDHDFNFLSSIERERLRAEQDIVEVRRLMDAKELHPPTPAEEQKLFRKVWDGDRLSFEPVENNTQHNAIVAQLRRRLRNLDIEVVYMPKGMSRQRENKTSWNKRTNAINFQVEWLIYDSSSQQKPLKVLYKALENIPLYSALTNTVIWHNGQLDRLVREADPEYDERNPLKKPKAEYIPVTIQGQSTPAWSSAPYCFQNPLDSTWFSFSSAPSVESTPEEQYHKYSFYLKKATKEAPNSRTLIPLSPDSNLKDALSGRTVVEFPTIVAIQPGCPLPPLHKIGDWTPRPPPPPPAPKSVNEKKRTLEKGPRWRGGRGGGRGGKRVKFEKGQDTRGVEEEESSSDEEGQIDEDEGVEMEDRGQGIKIDKDENGVLKVDLGTGGMVNMDDVARAMAMDQERWEEEKEKERKTVKLPGGGCLVDYGSDED
- the PRN1 gene encoding RNA pol II transcription cofactor (EggNog:ENOG503NW75; COG:S); the encoded protein is MKTFSWISSLTVVLVSVLFAYFYTTNPAFELEHIKNIDIPASLDILRDNIKNYLNLTSATPSSDISSPPPTTTTTVITPAQLATMSRITLPRRILKTLLAKQQSEGAGATVRRSIGTPSLRSLNPFLMLDHFSVSPGAGFPDHPHRGQETITYLLTGGMDHEDFAGNRGTLNPGDLQFMTAGKGIMHAEMPRQNPDGSPNIGLQLWVDLPKELKYCEPRYRDLKAEEIPTVITEDGKVKIKVISGKSYGVESLKDLAYTPVVFYDVEVQPGGKIEQEVPQGWQGFAYILEGADVTFSDGQQEEKKVSQWHNVVFGNGKEEDGVVARVEETETKPGRFVLVAGQMMDQPVVQYGPFVLNSQEEVYQAFVDYQSHTNGFERAKGWRSEIGKSMVH